Below is a genomic region from Flavobacterium ginsengisoli.
TTCCACAACCTACATCAAGCACTGTATCGTCAGGCTTTAACGAAATATATTCTTTTAAAAGCCGCAAATGGTGTTTTCCTTGCAAAATAAAATCGCCTGAACCTATAAAAATATCTCCTTTTTTAGGAACATATTTGTTTTTTTTGCCCTTTATTATATCCCAAAAATCTGCTGGAGCGTAATAAATTTTACGAACAAGTAATCTTGAATTTGGCGAAATAGAATAATAAAGCGACCTTAAATTCATTTTAAATTTATCTTTTTTAAAATTTAATCAACTTAATAGAATAGTAAAATAAAAAGCATTTCCTTTACAAATATATTTTAAAAAGGTTATTAATGCTTTCCATTTTAATTCCAATTTACAATTATAATGTTTTACCGCTTGTAAGCGAGCTCGTAAAGCAATGCACTTCTTGTGGGATTATTTTTGAAATTCTTTGCTTTGACGATGCCTCAAGTCTTTTTACAATTGAAAATCAAAAAATTGATCAATTTCAAAATTGCTCTTTTGTTGTTTTAGAGAAAAATATTGGAAGAAGTGCTATTCGAAATTTATTAGCCAAAAAAGCCTTTTACGAAAATTTACTTTTTCTGGATGCCGATACGATGCCAATAGGAAAAGATTTTATTTCAAACTACATTTCTTATATCGATAATGAAGAAAAAATAGTCTACGGAGGAATTTTATATGAAAGTTCTAAACCTTTAAAAAGTGAACTTTTAAGATGGTTTTACGGAAAAGAAAGAGAAGCTCTACCCGTTTCTGAGCGCATAAAAAATCCGTATCTTTCTTTCTTGACTTTAAACTTTCTCATTAAAAAAAGCATTTTTTCTAAAGTAAGATTTAACGAAGAAATTCCAAATCTGAGACACGAAGACACCTTGTTCTCTTTTGATCTAAAACAAAATCAAATTAAGATTATTCATATTGATAATCCGGTTTTTCATCTTGGTTTAGAAGACAGCAAAACATTTTTGAGAAAATCTGAAGAAGCTAT
It encodes:
- a CDS encoding glycosyltransferase family 2 protein codes for the protein MLSILIPIYNYNVLPLVSELVKQCTSCGIIFEILCFDDASSLFTIENQKIDQFQNCSFVVLEKNIGRSAIRNLLAKKAFYENLLFLDADTMPIGKDFISNYISYIDNEEKIVYGGILYESSKPLKSELLRWFYGKEREALPVSERIKNPYLSFLTLNFLIKKSIFSKVRFNEEIPNLRHEDTLFSFDLKQNQIKIIHIDNPVFHLGLEDSKTFLRKSEEAILGLKNLVDSNLISPDYIKLSHYFQIIKKYHLTALIAVGFKIFRPLLEKQLLSKKPSLFLFDIYRLGYYSTLN